One genomic region from Pseudoduganella lutea encodes:
- a CDS encoding PEP-CTERM sorting domain-containing protein, translated as MTFPLRMPLATLALLLTSLSAAANGVATSSISNVRFDVLDLTPADGNPAGYDILSTHSSLFASAYTSTAEYYAAGYPTPAIPAALRLGLGGSVAEARTSGALADVFAGAIGDASLGGYGAVGGTSNQAVHFMLRPHTVLTIGGHLSTLAERWGTPAEYYDVVGMAHVGIIDGDGYTFTQFTRQSLAFADWPDRMMVEDDFMLAFANGSGEYRPVSVYFQALSNVTRMAAPVPEPAAGWLLCAGLLALAARRVVRRAR; from the coding sequence ATGACTTTCCCATTACGCATGCCCCTCGCCACACTGGCACTACTGCTGACCTCGCTCAGCGCCGCGGCGAACGGTGTTGCGACGTCATCGATCAGCAATGTCCGTTTCGACGTGCTCGATCTCACGCCGGCCGATGGCAATCCGGCCGGCTACGATATCTTGTCGACCCACTCATCGCTGTTTGCCAGCGCGTATACATCGACTGCGGAGTATTACGCCGCCGGCTATCCCACGCCAGCGATACCGGCCGCCTTGCGACTGGGCCTTGGCGGGAGCGTTGCTGAAGCAAGGACGAGCGGCGCCCTGGCCGACGTTTTCGCCGGCGCGATCGGAGACGCCAGCCTTGGCGGGTATGGCGCCGTGGGTGGCACATCGAACCAGGCCGTGCACTTCATGCTGCGCCCCCACACGGTGCTGACGATCGGCGGCCACCTGTCGACGCTGGCCGAACGATGGGGTACGCCGGCTGAATATTACGACGTGGTAGGCATGGCCCACGTGGGGATTATCGATGGGGATGGCTACACATTCACCCAGTTCACCAGGCAAAGCCTGGCGTTCGCGGACTGGCCGGACAGGATGATGGTGGAAGACGACTTCATGCTGGCTTTCGCCAACGGCAGTGGCGAGTATCGCCCGGTGTCCGTCTACTTCCAGGCGCTGTCGAACGTGACGCGCATGGCGGCACCGGTGCCGGAGCCCGCGGCGGGGTGGCTGCTTTGCGCCGGCCTGCTGGCGCTGGCCGCACGGCGTGTCGTGCGCCGCGCGCGTTGA
- a CDS encoding Bax inhibitor-1/YccA family protein has protein sequence MANLEKTYQHAGGRAVTQNRVLRNTYWLLSLSMIPTVLGAAAGMTFGIPMPGGFLGAILFLGIAFGFMWAIEKNKDSGVGVALLLGFTFFMGLMLTPLLMRTLSFANGGTLVMLAAGGTAAIFGVLASIATVSKRDFSGVAKFAFIGLVLIILASLANIFFQIPALSLTISVLAIGIFSAFILYDVQRIVNGGETNYISATLALYLDVYNIFTSLLSILGFTSGDRD, from the coding sequence ATGGCGAACTTGGAAAAAACTTATCAACATGCGGGTGGGCGTGCAGTCACCCAGAACCGCGTGCTTCGCAACACGTACTGGCTGCTGTCACTGTCGATGATCCCGACCGTGCTGGGCGCGGCCGCGGGCATGACGTTCGGCATTCCGATGCCGGGCGGCTTCCTCGGCGCGATATTGTTCCTGGGCATCGCGTTCGGGTTCATGTGGGCGATCGAGAAGAACAAGGACAGCGGCGTGGGCGTGGCCCTGCTGCTGGGCTTCACGTTCTTCATGGGCCTGATGCTGACGCCACTGCTGATGCGCACGCTGTCGTTCGCGAACGGCGGCACGCTCGTCATGCTGGCGGCCGGCGGTACCGCGGCGATCTTCGGCGTGCTGGCAAGCATCGCCACCGTGTCGAAGCGCGATTTCTCCGGCGTGGCGAAGTTCGCGTTCATCGGCCTGGTGTTGATCATCCTGGCATCGCTGGCGAACATCTTCTTCCAGATCCCGGCCCTGTCGCTGACGATCTCGGTGCTGGCCATCGGTATCTTCTCCGCCTTCATCCTGTATGACGTGCAACGCATCGTCAACGGCGGCGAAACCAACTACATCAGCGCCACGCTGGCCTTGTACCTGGACGTGTACAACATCTTCACCAGCCTGCTGTCGATCCTGGGCTTCACCAGCGGCGACCGCGACTAA
- the ndk gene encoding nucleoside-diphosphate kinase — protein MAIERTLSIIKPDAVAKNVIGQIYSRFEGAGLKIVAARMTQLSRAEAEGFYAVHAARPFFKDLVDFMVSGPVMITVLEGENAIAAHRDLMGATDPKKAEKGTIRADFADSIDANAVHGSDAAETAAVEIAYYFPALNVYSR, from the coding sequence ATGGCAATCGAACGCACCCTGTCCATCATCAAACCGGACGCAGTCGCGAAGAACGTCATCGGCCAGATCTATAGCCGTTTCGAAGGTGCCGGCCTGAAAATCGTGGCGGCCCGCATGACCCAACTGTCGCGCGCCGAAGCCGAAGGCTTCTACGCTGTGCACGCTGCCCGTCCTTTCTTCAAGGATCTGGTGGACTTCATGGTGTCCGGCCCGGTCATGATCACCGTGCTGGAAGGCGAGAACGCCATTGCCGCACACCGCGACCTGATGGGCGCAACCGATCCGAAGAAAGCGGAAAAAGGCACGATCCGCGCCGATTTCGCTGATTCCATCGACGCCAACGCCGTTCACGGTTCGGACGCTGCCGAAACCGCCGCTGTGGAAATCGCTTACTACTTCCCAGCACTGAACGTGTACTCCCGCTAA